A single Bdellovibrio bacteriovorus DNA region contains:
- a CDS encoding sigma-54 interaction domain-containing protein, with protein MSTTMESQVIAHSPRFLKIIEIAKKVSASSANVLITGESGTGKEIIARMIHDLSPRRKEPFVPINCSAIPEQLLESELFGYAKGAFTGASNQKPGLFEEANGGTLFLDEIGDLDLHLQAKLLRVLQEKKVKRVGENHYRPLNIRILAATHNDLSEDVQQKKFREDLYFRLNVVPIEVPPLRERMEDILPLAQYFLKKFSLRHHSVEKHFASDVGSYLLSHSWWGNVRELENTIERAVVLSAGNEITVNDLDGNQRRSISMESVFERLCQKEGRLLSLEEMARQYIEYALQVNKGAREKTAKDLGIDRKTLYRKTHQPHQQRA; from the coding sequence ATGTCGACGACAATGGAATCACAAGTCATCGCGCACAGTCCGCGCTTTTTAAAAATTATTGAGATTGCCAAGAAAGTTTCTGCCAGCTCTGCCAACGTGTTGATCACGGGTGAAAGCGGGACCGGGAAAGAGATCATTGCGCGCATGATTCATGACCTCAGTCCTCGCCGCAAAGAACCCTTTGTGCCGATCAACTGTTCAGCCATCCCTGAGCAACTTCTAGAAAGCGAACTTTTCGGTTATGCCAAAGGTGCGTTCACCGGGGCGTCTAATCAAAAGCCCGGTCTTTTTGAAGAGGCCAATGGGGGAACTCTTTTTCTGGATGAAATCGGTGATCTGGATTTGCACCTGCAAGCCAAGCTTTTACGAGTGCTGCAGGAAAAAAAGGTCAAAAGAGTTGGCGAAAATCACTATCGCCCCTTGAATATCCGTATTCTTGCGGCCACTCATAACGACCTCAGCGAAGATGTGCAGCAAAAGAAATTTCGCGAAGACTTGTACTTCCGTTTGAATGTCGTTCCCATTGAAGTGCCGCCTTTGCGCGAACGCATGGAGGACATTCTGCCGCTAGCACAATATTTTTTAAAAAAGTTTTCATTGCGCCATCACTCTGTTGAAAAGCATTTTGCTTCCGATGTCGGAAGCTACCTGCTTTCGCACTCCTGGTGGGGAAATGTGCGCGAACTTGAAAATACCATTGAGCGCGCGGTGGTTTTAAGTGCCGGAAATGAAATCACCGTGAATGATTTAGATGGGAATCAAAGACGATCCATCAGCATGGAGTCGGTCTTTGAACGTCTTTGTCAAAAAGAGGGTCGTTTGCTTTCGCTGGAAGAAATGGCTCGTCAGTATATCGAGTACGCCCTTCAGGTTAATAAGGGCGCACGAGAAAAAACAGCGAAAGATTTGGGTATTGACCGAAAAACACTGTATCGCAAAACTCACCAGCCGCATCAGCAACGTGCTTAA
- a CDS encoding pseudouridine synthase — translation MELLYKDDYFIAVNKPSGFHVHPHENVQHRVSRDKICLYHARRMMKQHVYPVHRLDAATSGVLLFALSSESAREICKLFTDRATQKTYQAVVRGYVKEEGLIDLPLELDSTGDLVDAKTSFKRLGTKEFPVAVGKKFPTARYSWVEVTPHTGRYHQIRRHFNRISHPLLGDAVHGDSHHNRFFRNEVGIEGLCLKALRLEFIHPWSGERVTIEAPACEKWNKIQNLFAPAQGE, via the coding sequence GTGGAACTGCTGTACAAGGATGACTACTTTATCGCCGTCAATAAACCGTCGGGATTTCACGTTCATCCACATGAAAATGTACAGCATCGGGTTTCTCGAGATAAAATCTGTCTTTATCACGCTCGCCGCATGATGAAACAACACGTCTATCCGGTGCATCGTTTGGATGCCGCAACCAGTGGCGTCCTGCTTTTTGCCCTGTCTTCTGAATCCGCACGAGAAATCTGCAAACTCTTCACCGACCGCGCCACCCAGAAAACCTATCAGGCGGTGGTTCGTGGTTATGTCAAAGAAGAAGGCCTCATTGATCTTCCTTTGGAATTGGATTCCACCGGAGACCTCGTCGACGCTAAGACATCTTTCAAACGCTTAGGCACAAAAGAATTTCCGGTGGCCGTGGGTAAAAAATTTCCCACCGCTCGGTATTCTTGGGTGGAAGTCACTCCCCATACCGGCCGTTATCACCAGATCCGCCGCCACTTTAATCGCATTTCCCACCCTCTTTTAGGGGATGCCGTTCATGGCGATTCGCACCACAACCGCTTTTTCCGCAATGAAGTGGGAATTGAGGGCCTGTGCCTTAAGGCCCTGCGCCTGGAATTCATCCATCCCTGGAGTGGCGAAAGAGTCACAATCGAGGCTCCGGCTTGTGAAAAATGGAATAAAATTCAAAATTTGTTTGCCCCGGCCCAGGGCGAATAA
- a CDS encoding baeRF12 domain-containing protein produces MKTWICVVNRSEAKIFEHGNNRSADVQFVTKLSNPRGRLKAQDINADKPGSFVSGFTTHGMGREKIDSPTEHVAQEFAKQVSQFLYDSCQQHLFEELVLIAEPQCLGRLRGLLSKEVRQCIVQEIPKDLVTAATTTDLKERLRPMSDLRSATI; encoded by the coding sequence ATGAAAACTTGGATTTGTGTCGTCAACCGTTCTGAAGCTAAGATTTTTGAACATGGAAACAACCGCTCCGCAGATGTGCAATTCGTCACAAAGCTGTCGAATCCTCGAGGCCGATTGAAAGCGCAGGATATCAACGCCGATAAACCTGGAAGCTTTGTATCTGGCTTTACCACTCATGGAATGGGGCGCGAGAAAATTGATTCTCCGACAGAGCACGTCGCTCAAGAGTTTGCCAAACAAGTCTCTCAATTTCTGTACGATTCTTGTCAGCAGCACTTGTTCGAAGAACTCGTACTCATCGCAGAGCCACAGTGTCTTGGGCGCTTACGCGGACTTTTAAGTAAAGAAGTACGTCAATGTATCGTCCAAGAGATTCCTAAAGATCTTGTGACCGCTGCGACCACGACGGATCTGAAAGAGCGTCTGAGGCCGATGTCTGATTTACGCTCTGCAACTATCTAA
- a CDS encoding type 1 glutamine amidotransferase domain-containing protein, translating to MTSKKVLFVLTSTDRLGNSGHHTGAYLSEITHPYDEVIRAGYSVDMVSPQGGKVPLDGVKMDDPINATWMNDEDFLEKIEASLKPSEVNIDDYVAVLYVGGHGAMFDLPDNKELQKIAARIFENDGVVASVCHGAAGLVNVRLSSGQYLVQGHELSAFTNDEEETVGMEKVVPFLLESKLKERGALFSSAPKFTSHVVKSGRLVTGQNPASAAEVGQALVEVLDFISEGRSVPEKNWCEWGHP from the coding sequence ATGACGAGTAAGAAGGTACTTTTTGTTTTAACCAGCACAGATCGTTTGGGGAACTCGGGACACCATACCGGTGCGTATCTGTCAGAAATCACCCATCCGTACGACGAAGTCATCCGCGCTGGATATAGCGTCGATATGGTGAGCCCCCAAGGGGGAAAAGTCCCCTTGGATGGCGTCAAGATGGACGACCCCATCAATGCGACGTGGATGAATGACGAAGATTTTCTAGAAAAAATCGAAGCTTCATTAAAACCTTCAGAAGTAAATATCGATGATTATGTCGCTGTTCTGTATGTCGGTGGGCATGGAGCGATGTTTGATTTGCCCGACAATAAAGAGCTGCAAAAAATTGCCGCCCGCATTTTTGAAAACGACGGCGTCGTGGCTTCTGTCTGTCATGGGGCTGCGGGACTTGTGAATGTGCGTCTTTCTAGTGGTCAGTACTTGGTGCAGGGCCATGAGCTTTCTGCGTTCACGAATGACGAGGAAGAAACCGTAGGCATGGAAAAAGTCGTGCCGTTTCTTTTAGAAAGTAAATTGAAAGAGCGAGGCGCCCTGTTTTCTTCAGCACCGAAGTTTACTTCTCACGTAGTTAAAAGCGGGCGCTTAGTCACCGGTCAGAATCCCGCTTCTGCAGCCGAAGTGGGGCAGGCCTTAGTTGAAGTCTTAGATTTTATTTCCGAGGGACGATCCGTACCTGAAAAGAATTGGTGTGAATGGGGGCATCCGTAA
- a CDS encoding murein L,D-transpeptidase catalytic domain family protein translates to MTLRILSLLCFFFLSSAFAQTPEVDLSKYDYVDPKKEVPTVALTKALTYYDVYYNKIANKNYVTVIDFTQASHQKRMYLIDMKTGLVTRYLVSHGRGSDPSHTGMAKKFSNIEGSKMSSIGMYVTGAEYSGKHGRSMRLVGLEKTNDQAMSRAIVVHGAWYVDPQYKPLGRSEGCPAVEQKYINTVVSQLKGGSVYYIWAGQP, encoded by the coding sequence ATGACGTTACGTATTTTATCTCTTCTTTGTTTTTTCTTTCTCTCTTCGGCCTTCGCACAGACCCCCGAGGTCGACCTCTCAAAATATGACTATGTCGATCCAAAGAAAGAAGTGCCGACAGTCGCTCTGACAAAAGCGCTTACTTACTACGATGTTTACTATAATAAGATTGCCAATAAGAATTACGTGACGGTGATTGACTTCACTCAAGCCTCTCATCAAAAACGCATGTACCTGATTGATATGAAAACGGGTTTAGTCACTCGCTATCTGGTATCCCATGGCCGCGGTTCTGACCCTAGCCACACGGGCATGGCGAAGAAATTTTCCAATATTGAAGGCTCTAAGATGTCTTCTATCGGTATGTACGTGACCGGGGCAGAATACAGTGGTAAACATGGCCGCTCCATGCGCTTAGTGGGTTTAGAAAAAACCAATGATCAGGCGATGAGTCGCGCGATTGTGGTGCATGGTGCCTGGTATGTCGACCCTCAATACAAGCCCTTGGGTCGCAGTGAAGGCTGTCCTGCGGTGGAACAAAAGTATATCAACACCGTCGTCAGTCAGCTTAAAGGCGGAAGTGTTTATTATATTTGGGCGGGACAACCTTAG
- a CDS encoding NAD(P)H-dependent oxidoreductase produces the protein MKKALVLFAHPFSKQSRVNRAIMDQLRELKHVHVHDLYEEYPYFHIQVQKEQELLLEHDLVVWQHPFYWFSMPPLMKLWCDEVLRRGFAYGPGGNKLQGKDFFLSITTGGWGDPSSPGSVEDFFPPYRQTIEQCGMKWHKPVVMTGTGKATEEQILLHAEAVRRRMIDYCATGVCKDM, from the coding sequence ATGAAAAAAGCCCTTGTTCTTTTCGCACATCCTTTTTCGAAACAGTCCCGAGTCAATCGCGCCATCATGGATCAGCTACGCGAACTAAAACATGTTCATGTGCATGACCTTTACGAAGAGTATCCGTACTTTCATATCCAAGTTCAAAAAGAGCAGGAACTTTTATTAGAGCATGATCTTGTGGTTTGGCAGCATCCGTTCTATTGGTTTTCGATGCCACCCTTGATGAAGCTCTGGTGTGATGAAGTTTTACGTCGTGGATTTGCGTACGGGCCGGGCGGAAATAAACTTCAAGGCAAAGACTTTTTCTTATCGATCACGACTGGGGGTTGGGGCGATCCTTCCTCGCCGGGATCGGTCGAAGATTTTTTTCCACCGTATCGGCAGACGATCGAGCAGTGTGGAATGAAGTGGCATAAACCTGTCGTCATGACAGGAACGGGAAAAGCAACCGAAGAGCAAATTCTGTTACATGCCGAGGCCGTTCGCCGCAGAATGATTGATTATTGTGCAACTGGCGTTTGTAAAGATATGTAG
- a CDS encoding Ppx/GppA phosphatase family protein, with amino-acid sequence MKLLILILSLLIFSSSTFANDCEERRGALDFGSGTTKAFAAVVDTCAKKIISVLYEDRLPLALNEALEKSPKKEIPATTVQEAFPKIKNFVTKMKELQVTRIQGVATSVFRVAKNGKATAQMISEEVGVPVQIISQEREAELGYWSALAQKKVEPSELMVVWDIGGGSMQMYARTKDKVHIYQGDLASVTFKNKILQVLQFKNPAEVSSPNPLGRQKEAALQLAKNHAYLNVPKFFKDNATQARWIGVGGVLSASVQRQAHPSGHDFTENQLSEALKRRAPLSDSQLEGDYKISDVSNLALVLGYMQALKISKVETVQASLGQGLIYQGLHAK; translated from the coding sequence ATGAAGCTACTTATTCTGATTTTAAGTCTTCTTATCTTTTCATCCAGCACTTTTGCGAATGACTGCGAAGAAAGAAGGGGAGCTCTTGATTTTGGTTCTGGAACTACGAAAGCCTTTGCCGCGGTTGTGGATACTTGCGCCAAGAAGATCATCTCTGTCCTGTATGAAGACCGGTTGCCGTTGGCCCTTAACGAAGCTTTAGAAAAATCTCCCAAAAAAGAAATTCCCGCGACCACGGTGCAAGAGGCTTTTCCAAAAATAAAAAACTTCGTGACGAAGATGAAAGAGCTGCAAGTCACACGCATTCAAGGCGTCGCTACTTCGGTTTTTCGCGTTGCTAAAAATGGCAAGGCCACAGCGCAAATGATCTCGGAAGAAGTGGGTGTTCCTGTGCAGATTATTTCGCAGGAACGAGAAGCGGAGCTGGGATATTGGTCAGCCTTGGCGCAAAAAAAAGTGGAACCTTCAGAATTGATGGTGGTTTGGGATATTGGCGGGGGCTCCATGCAAATGTATGCCCGCACTAAGGACAAAGTTCATATCTATCAAGGTGATTTAGCTTCGGTGACTTTTAAAAATAAAATTTTGCAGGTCTTGCAGTTTAAAAATCCGGCGGAAGTTTCTTCGCCGAATCCTTTGGGACGCCAGAAAGAGGCGGCTTTGCAACTGGCGAAAAATCATGCCTATTTGAATGTGCCTAAGTTTTTCAAAGACAACGCCACTCAAGCTCGTTGGATCGGAGTTGGAGGTGTGTTGTCGGCATCAGTGCAAAGGCAAGCACATCCTTCAGGGCACGACTTTACTGAAAATCAGCTGAGTGAGGCCTTGAAAAGACGGGCTCCGCTGAGTGACAGTCAGCTTGAAGGTGATTATAAAATTTCCGATGTTTCTAATCTAGCTTTGGTTTTAGGTTATATGCAGGCCTTGAAAATTTCAAAAGTCGAGACCGTGCAAGCGTCTTTAGGGCAAGGTCTTATTTACCAAGGTCTTCATGCCAAATAG
- a CDS encoding M1 family metallopeptidase has protein sequence MSKAQALHKLMVVVALLLILLVTMQSHATPVHHKMQVELLPGLKMLKAQDTLTFAKDSPRKLSFVLHKDLQVSVTSADDSLVLLHAATKEEPYAEYGLQLGSQDNKVSLYYQGVIYDAVVNDNSNGLIAAEGATLFGSTYWYPSFLDTQKSFDITVKTPLAWRSLIQGQITSMEVDVSSRTTRFVEIYPQEEIYLVAGPFSFYEKEMKDGKKVQVLLRKDDPSLAQSFMSLIPGFMEHYASSIAPYPYSSFTVVENFWETGYGMPSFTLLGPTVIRLPFILNSSLPHEVLHNWWGNSVYVDYDKGNWSEGLTTYMADHWQQELAGNDPGYRLNTLINYSDFVAANPKNDFPVRQFRGRHNSSSQAVGYGKTMMIFHMLEFRFGKDLFKKALQDFYSENLYQRVSFNEIQKSFEKVTNQNLNNFFTQWLDREGAPQIEIPDVKVMRWLDGSYSTTYVLAQTQNAATYELHIPVVWTLENGQVIRQIARLFDKSQVFSLVSHSRPVKVAVDPDYHVFRKLFIEERPATLSSAFGSPEVHFFFDPAHPATEKFAQAWAAATEGKDSFHAVTDSLNLPAQGALVFVGDKELFAQFMKTQLEDQNFELTDTSIRIESQTFQLAETSTVFVTRLKSNPQQTVVWARWSKDNNPVEWASRLTHYGTFGILVFKGRPAVLKSTWPVLHSPLQRNL, from the coding sequence ATGTCTAAGGCGCAAGCTCTTCACAAACTGATGGTTGTGGTGGCTCTTCTTCTAATTCTTCTTGTGACTATGCAGTCCCACGCGACCCCCGTGCATCACAAAATGCAGGTGGAACTTCTTCCCGGGCTGAAAATGTTGAAAGCCCAAGATACTCTGACTTTTGCAAAAGACTCTCCTCGCAAGCTCAGCTTCGTTTTGCATAAAGATTTGCAAGTTTCCGTAACAAGCGCGGATGACAGCCTTGTTCTTTTGCATGCGGCAACCAAAGAAGAACCTTATGCTGAATACGGATTGCAGCTTGGAAGCCAAGACAACAAAGTGTCCTTGTACTATCAAGGTGTGATTTACGATGCCGTCGTCAATGACAACTCCAACGGGTTGATTGCCGCTGAAGGCGCCACTCTTTTTGGCAGCACTTATTGGTATCCGTCTTTCCTAGATACCCAAAAAAGTTTCGACATCACCGTGAAAACGCCTTTGGCTTGGAGATCTTTAATCCAAGGCCAAATCACAAGTATGGAAGTGGACGTCAGTTCGCGCACCACTCGCTTTGTAGAAATCTATCCTCAGGAAGAAATCTATCTAGTCGCGGGGCCCTTCTCATTCTACGAAAAAGAAATGAAAGATGGGAAAAAGGTGCAAGTTCTTTTGCGCAAAGACGATCCCTCGTTAGCGCAAAGTTTTATGTCTTTGATCCCGGGATTTATGGAACACTATGCTTCCAGCATCGCTCCCTACCCGTATTCATCATTTACCGTCGTTGAAAACTTTTGGGAGACCGGCTACGGCATGCCCAGCTTTACGCTTTTAGGTCCCACCGTTATTCGCCTGCCATTTATTTTAAACTCCTCCTTGCCTCACGAAGTTTTGCATAACTGGTGGGGTAATAGCGTTTACGTCGATTATGATAAAGGCAATTGGAGCGAAGGTCTTACGACTTACATGGCCGATCACTGGCAGCAAGAACTTGCCGGGAATGATCCTGGGTATCGCTTAAATACGCTTATTAACTATTCCGATTTTGTTGCCGCAAATCCTAAAAATGATTTCCCGGTTCGCCAGTTCCGGGGACGTCACAACTCCAGCTCGCAAGCCGTTGGTTATGGCAAAACCATGATGATTTTCCATATGCTGGAATTCCGCTTCGGCAAAGATCTTTTCAAAAAAGCCCTGCAGGATTTTTACTCCGAAAATCTGTATCAACGCGTTTCCTTTAACGAGATTCAAAAGAGTTTTGAAAAAGTCACGAATCAGAACTTAAATAATTTCTTCACGCAATGGCTGGATCGCGAAGGCGCACCTCAGATTGAAATCCCTGACGTGAAAGTCATGCGCTGGTTGGATGGCTCTTACAGCACGACTTATGTGCTTGCGCAGACGCAAAATGCAGCGACGTACGAACTGCACATTCCGGTGGTTTGGACTTTAGAAAACGGACAAGTGATTCGTCAGATCGCTCGTCTTTTTGATAAGTCTCAGGTCTTTTCTCTTGTCAGCCATTCACGTCCCGTGAAGGTCGCGGTGGATCCTGATTATCACGTCTTTAGAAAGCTCTTTATTGAAGAGCGACCCGCGACTCTTTCTTCTGCTTTTGGCAGCCCTGAAGTGCACTTCTTTTTTGACCCTGCTCACCCAGCAACAGAGAAGTTTGCGCAAGCTTGGGCCGCCGCTACTGAAGGAAAAGACAGCTTCCACGCGGTCACCGATTCATTGAACCTTCCTGCCCAAGGAGCCTTGGTCTTTGTCGGCGACAAAGAGCTGTTTGCTCAATTCATGAAGACTCAACTAGAAGATCAGAACTTTGAATTGACTGACACATCCATTCGCATTGAATCGCAGACATTCCAACTTGCGGAAACCAGCACGGTCTTCGTGACAAGATTGAAATCAAATCCGCAGCAAACTGTGGTGTGGGCGCGCTGGAGCAAGGATAATAATCCTGTTGAGTGGGCGTCCCGCCTCACACACTACGGGACTTTTGGTATCTTGGTATTTAAAGGGCGTCCTGCCGTTTTAAAAAGCACCTGGCCCGTTCTGCATTCTCCTCTGCAAAGAAATCTGTAA
- a CDS encoding DUF883 family protein: METTPNDFRSNLGNIKENVKQGVKQELDKSGWTDTYNMAQDRAREAMDASEEFVKAHPFYTVLGAAAVGLVAGLLIRRR, encoded by the coding sequence ATGGAAACGACCCCAAACGATTTCAGAAGCAACCTTGGCAACATCAAAGAAAATGTGAAACAAGGCGTGAAGCAAGAACTTGATAAAAGTGGCTGGACTGACACTTACAATATGGCCCAAGACAGAGCCCGTGAAGCCATGGACGCTTCCGAGGAATTTGTTAAGGCTCATCCCTTTTACACAGTCCTTGGCGCAGCTGCAGTGGGTCTGGTGGCCGGTCTGCTAATCCGTCGTAGATAA
- a CDS encoding baeRF3 domain-containing protein, with the protein MTHDDLLRLTSVQDGPCISIYVPAMPSKTLQMEYEALVRRAVHLLSYDQRKERHQELLDALYNFNPAEFLESEKEGLAIFVNKHWTGYYVAGHELPSKVVVAESFHLKPLIEDLQGHNTYHALVLTPSEAVLFSCDGSRGSEVHTFLYHHGQHSNSMHWKYQDETETFQIPHLKSHSRGRGTQDNHLKKKSSGKLFLKWIESKISKETGYKTLPLFVFTSDIIFHAYKEVSAHGEPILCKIDPTKGIPRIEAITHQANLHIQKNQSQQRNVSTLEIDEMTRQKRVIDDLVKISRAALGGKVKTLFIRDNSEIWGQLHRGSAEITFHEKQQDAKDDDILDDIACEVIRQGGEVIVLNDKDMPTSSPAAAILNLQ; encoded by the coding sequence ATGACACACGATGATCTTTTACGTCTTACATCCGTCCAGGATGGTCCCTGTATCTCCATTTATGTCCCGGCGATGCCGTCGAAGACTTTACAAATGGAATACGAGGCGCTGGTCCGTCGTGCCGTGCATCTGCTTTCTTACGACCAAAGGAAAGAACGACACCAGGAACTTCTCGACGCCCTCTATAACTTTAATCCGGCTGAATTTTTAGAATCGGAAAAAGAAGGTTTGGCGATTTTTGTCAATAAGCATTGGACTGGTTATTACGTTGCGGGCCACGAGCTGCCTTCAAAAGTCGTCGTCGCCGAATCGTTCCATCTAAAGCCTTTGATCGAAGACCTGCAAGGGCACAACACCTACCATGCTCTGGTGCTAACACCGTCTGAAGCAGTTCTTTTTAGCTGTGATGGCAGTCGTGGCAGCGAGGTTCACACCTTCCTTTATCACCACGGTCAACATAGCAACAGTATGCACTGGAAATATCAGGATGAGACCGAAACTTTTCAGATTCCTCACTTGAAATCACACTCACGTGGTCGCGGAACTCAAGACAATCATTTAAAGAAAAAATCCAGCGGAAAACTTTTTTTAAAATGGATTGAATCAAAGATATCGAAAGAAACCGGTTATAAAACTTTGCCTTTGTTCGTCTTCACTAGCGACATTATCTTTCACGCATATAAAGAAGTGTCGGCGCATGGGGAACCTATTTTATGCAAGATTGATCCCACAAAAGGAATCCCCCGCATTGAAGCAATCACGCACCAAGCGAATTTACACATTCAAAAGAACCAGTCTCAACAGCGCAACGTCTCTACCTTAGAGATTGACGAAATGACCCGTCAAAAACGTGTCATCGATGATCTGGTAAAAATCTCTCGAGCGGCTTTGGGTGGAAAAGTAAAAACTTTATTTATTCGTGATAACAGCGAAATCTGGGGACAACTGCACCGCGGAAGTGCCGAGATCACTTTTCATGAAAAGCAACAGGATGCAAAGGATGACGATATTTTGGACGACATCGCCTGTGAAGTGATCCGTCAGGGCGGAGAAGTTATTGTCCTTAATGATAAAGACATGCCGACGTCCTCCCCCGCTGCCGCGATCCTCAACCTTCAATAG
- the kefC gene encoding glutathione-regulated potassium-efflux system protein KefC, producing MESGGLFYILVFLVSALICVPICKRLGLGSVLGYLLAGMIIGPYGLKVIAGVEDIMHISEFGVVLLMFLIGLELEPKKLWDMRVSIFGLGGLQVLSVSVVIGLIVKLFFAQSTAVSILVGMAFALSSTAIGLQILSEKKLLATTSGSSAFSILLFQDIAVIPMIAILPLLTVNAAASASTGNPWASVLEVVMVLATVIVLGRLLLRHFLRWIGALHLREIFTAFALFLVIGMSFLMQRLGISMALGAFMAGVLLADSEYRHALETDIEPFKGLLMGLFFISVGMSVNLIQILENPAQFVLLVLLVFIVKTAVHAGLAFLFKTPRAQIPFFAIILSQIGEFAFVLLGAAQGLKVLDTNTVGTLTAVVALSMLFTPLTILLYDKVYLRYVAGASTMEEDKIEDEHSPVIIAGFGRFGQIIGRLLYANRVKATVLDHEPSQIEMLRRFGFKVHYGDATRMDLLEAAGAQHAKILVVAIDDMDDCLKLIDSAREAFPHLKIFARARNVDHVYRLMDRDVFNFERELYESSLRMGSSVLRALGWPAYQSVIAANIFRDHNNQMLEELHRRRDNPDEMVSRSKQARDDLEKMFQQENHYLERTEAWSNEQ from the coding sequence ATGGAATCAGGTGGTTTGTTTTATATTTTAGTGTTTTTAGTTTCTGCATTGATCTGCGTTCCTATTTGTAAGCGCTTAGGATTGGGATCTGTGCTTGGCTACTTGCTTGCCGGAATGATTATCGGCCCGTATGGTCTTAAGGTCATCGCCGGCGTGGAAGACATCATGCACATTTCCGAATTCGGTGTCGTGCTTTTGATGTTCCTGATTGGGCTTGAGCTGGAACCGAAAAAGTTATGGGACATGCGGGTCTCTATATTCGGGCTGGGTGGTTTGCAGGTTCTTTCGGTCAGCGTCGTTATTGGTCTTATCGTAAAGCTCTTTTTTGCTCAAAGCACGGCTGTATCGATCCTGGTGGGAATGGCATTTGCTCTTTCTTCGACGGCTATCGGTCTGCAGATTTTATCCGAGAAAAAACTTTTAGCCACGACTTCAGGTTCCTCGGCCTTTTCTATTTTGTTATTTCAAGATATTGCCGTCATTCCGATGATTGCAATTCTGCCGCTATTAACCGTGAATGCCGCCGCATCTGCCTCTACCGGGAATCCCTGGGCCAGCGTTTTAGAAGTGGTGATGGTTCTAGCAACCGTGATTGTTCTGGGGCGCTTGCTGCTTCGTCATTTCTTGCGTTGGATTGGCGCTTTGCACTTGCGCGAGATCTTTACGGCCTTCGCTTTATTCTTGGTCATCGGAATGTCCTTTTTGATGCAAAGACTGGGAATCTCGATGGCATTGGGCGCTTTTATGGCCGGTGTGCTTTTGGCGGATAGCGAATATCGTCATGCTTTGGAAACAGATATCGAGCCGTTTAAGGGTTTGTTGATGGGGCTTTTCTTTATCTCTGTCGGCATGAGCGTCAACCTGATCCAAATTCTTGAGAATCCGGCGCAGTTCGTTCTTTTGGTGCTTTTGGTATTCATTGTAAAAACGGCAGTGCATGCCGGACTGGCTTTTTTATTCAAAACACCTCGAGCGCAGATTCCATTCTTTGCTATCATTCTTTCACAAATTGGTGAGTTTGCATTTGTTCTTTTAGGGGCCGCTCAAGGTCTGAAGGTTTTAGATACAAATACCGTTGGAACTTTGACGGCCGTGGTGGCTCTTTCCATGTTATTCACGCCGTTAACGATCCTACTTTACGACAAAGTGTATCTTCGTTATGTCGCAGGCGCTTCGACGATGGAAGAAGATAAGATTGAAGACGAGCACAGCCCGGTCATCATCGCGGGCTTCGGTCGTTTCGGTCAGATTATCGGTCGTTTGCTGTACGCCAATCGTGTGAAGGCCACGGTCTTAGATCATGAGCCCAGTCAAATTGAAATGCTTCGTCGTTTCGGATTCAAAGTTCACTATGGTGATGCCACCCGTATGGATCTTTTAGAGGCCGCCGGTGCTCAACATGCAAAAATCCTTGTGGTCGCTATTGATGACATGGATGATTGCCTGAAGCTGATTGATTCCGCACGCGAAGCCTTTCCGCATCTTAAAATCTTTGCTCGGGCTCGCAATGTCGATCACGTGTACCGATTGATGGACCGAGACGTATTTAACTTCGAACGGGAGCTCTATGAGTCTTCGTTGCGCATGGGTTCTTCGGTCTTGCGAGCTTTGGGTTGGCCGGCTTATCAAAGTGTGATTGCCGCAAATATTTTCCGGGATCATAATAACCAGATGCTGGAAGAGCTGCATCGCCGTCGTGATAATCCGGATGAGATGGTGTCCCGATCTAAGCAGGCGCGCGACGATTTAGAGAAAATGTTCCAGCAAGAAAATCATTACTTAGAGCGAACAGAAGCATGGAGCAACGAGCAATGA